The genomic segment CGTTCGAACATGTCGAGCAAGGTTTCCCGCTCGCGAAATGTCCAGAAGAAGACCGTCATGGCTCCGATATCCAAGGCCTGGGCGCCCAACCAGAACAGATGTCCCAAAATGCGCTGCATCTCCGCGACAAGGGTGCGGATATACTCCGCTCGTTCAGGCACGGTGATATCGAGGAGTTTCTCAACGGCCCGGACATAGGCGTAGTTATTCGCCATCGCGCAGACATAGTCGAGGCGGTCGGTATGAGGGATGATCTGCATGTAGGCCAGACCTTCGGCCAGTTTTTCCACTCCCCGATGGAGATAGCCGAGATCCGGTGTCGCCTTGACGATCCGTTCTCCATCCAGCTCCAGGACAACCCGCACAACCCCATGCGTGCTTGGATGTTGCGGGCCCATGTTCAACAACAGTTCTTCCCGCCGGTTTGACGAAGAGCCGTTCGGCTCCAACAGGAATACCTTCCTGTCGGCTTCGGACACTTCACTTTCGACCTGCTCCACCGGCGGCTCATCCAGGCGAGGGATAAAGTCGAACTGGCTGCGCCAGCCGCGGCCTTCCGTCGGGAAATCCTTTCGTAACGGATAGCCTTCCGCATAGTCTTCCGGCAGAAGGATGCGGCGCAGGTCCGGGTGGCCTGTAAACCGAATTCCCATCATGTCGTACACTTCCCGTTCCAAGAACGTCGCGCCTTGCCAGACACTTGTCACGGAATCTAGTGACGGGTTGTCTTCAGTGATCCGTGCTTTTAGGCGAATTCGTTTGCCGTGCGGGAGAGATAACAAGAGATAGATGACTTCAAACCGCTGTTGATCGGATGGATAGTCAGCGGAGCAGATATCGGTGATGTGGTCAAAGCACGCCTCGGGGTCGTCGTGCAAAAACCGGGCGATCTCCAAGATCC from the Nitrospira sp. genome contains:
- the nuoD gene encoding NADH dehydrogenase (quinone) subunit D, whose amino-acid sequence is MQSLIETLLKKFPEGVLSVDVDTARSEVTVHVAASRILEIARFLHDDPEACFDHITDICSADYPSDQQRFEVIYLLLSLPHGKRIRLKARITEDNPSLDSVTSVWQGATFLEREVYDMMGIRFTGHPDLRRILLPEDYAEGYPLRKDFPTEGRGWRSQFDFIPRLDEPPVEQVESEVSEADRKVFLLEPNGSSSNRREELLLNMGPQHPSTHGVVRVVLELDGERIVKATPDLGYLHRGVEKLAEGLAYMQIIPHTDRLDYVCAMANNYAYVRAVEKLLDITVPERAEYIRTLVAEMQRILGHLFWLGAQALDIGAMTVFFWTFRERETLLDMFERLCGARLTLNYYRIGGVDSDFTPELVARLKEFLETFPQKVDEYDSLLASNRIWLGRTKHIAVISGEDAINFGMTGPTLRGSGVSYDVRKLEPYGVYHKVDWDVPVGKNGDTYDRYWIRVEEMRQSARIISQCLDQMPPGPIIADIPQYIPPPKLQVMRDMESLIHHFVIFTQGFKPPKGETYCATEAPKGELGFFIISDGSPRPYRLKIRSPSFIHLGAFDHMARGYLISDIITIFGTYDVVMGECDR